A genomic window from Levilactobacillus yonginensis includes:
- a CDS encoding transglycosylase, producing the protein MSKLKIKFATLLLLFGFAFGMATDVTSSLTNQEPTTAQAAKKLSASQKKKISKINSGLSKKQKAAKKWIAFRESRYSYKARNGNCYGRYQLLKSYLHGDLSAVNQEKTANKYVKNRYKTWTKAKSFWQHHHWY; encoded by the coding sequence ATGTCAAAACTAAAAATCAAATTTGCAACACTATTACTACTTTTCGGCTTCGCCTTCGGTATGGCTACCGATGTGACGTCAAGTCTGACTAACCAAGAACCGACGACTGCCCAAGCAGCCAAGAAATTATCTGCCTCACAAAAAAAGAAAATCTCTAAAATCAACTCCGGGTTATCCAAGAAGCAAAAAGCTGCCAAAAAGTGGATTGCTTTCCGCGAATCTCGCTACAGTTACAAGGCCCGCAACGGTAACTGTTACGGCCGCTACCAATTACTGAAGTCTTACCTGCACGGTGACCTCTCAGCTGTTAACCAAGAAAAGACCGCTAACAAGTACGTGAAGAATCGTTACAAGACTTGGACTAAGGCTAAGTCATTCTGGCAACATCATCACTGGTACTAA